The following coding sequences lie in one uncultured Mailhella sp. genomic window:
- a CDS encoding zincin-like metallopeptidase domain-containing protein: protein MSEQPRERKNRFQISREVQEEFVNGIAETMLSLAEKAGDWQRGWTSDTPVGMPFCPVTGREYSGANLVRLLLTTIVRGYADDRWMTFNQLQSFQNAHPELQMNIRKGERGVKVLRPEEVAYIVEENGAWKFLTKEELRRIEEMKDRGQDVPDVQRKTLFYPFTVFNAAQIEGFPAKERPAHAMTQIERHEMVERFIASSGVHVRHYGGDPCFNMEKNEVALPYPERFSGTDEYYAAKLHEFFHATGHETRENRQLKNAQTIKSYAFEEMRAEMFSMLAGAHLALPMPETNSAAYIANWNQKFSGGDVKAVFQAASEAAKILTVLHQFESDEQPAARWFPRREAWPELVELQKQRDAACGVSFHAEETSGSQVFERLSRNSAFSEPLSFTEAAVAFKNTDNPVTKTRLILQNPDFLNLALKQDPDSVMELAALFDKMAHVLHMEMDDKLRSAPGALEHNAPLLEQQAASAQRMRI from the coding sequence ATGAGTGAGCAGCCGCGCGAAAGAAAAAACCGCTTTCAGATAAGCCGCGAAGTCCAGGAAGAGTTCGTCAACGGCATCGCTGAAACCATGCTTTCCCTGGCGGAAAAAGCCGGGGACTGGCAACGGGGCTGGACCTCCGACACTCCTGTGGGAATGCCGTTCTGTCCCGTGACCGGCAGAGAGTACAGCGGGGCGAACCTGGTTCGGCTGCTGCTGACAACCATTGTCAGGGGATACGCCGATGACCGGTGGATGACCTTCAACCAGCTTCAGAGCTTTCAGAACGCCCACCCCGAACTGCAAATGAACATCCGCAAGGGCGAACGGGGCGTCAAGGTGCTGCGGCCGGAGGAAGTCGCCTACATTGTGGAAGAAAACGGAGCCTGGAAATTCCTGACTAAAGAAGAACTCCGGCGCATCGAGGAAATGAAGGACCGGGGGCAGGACGTTCCCGACGTTCAGCGCAAAACGCTTTTCTATCCTTTCACGGTCTTCAATGCCGCCCAGATTGAGGGATTCCCCGCCAAGGAACGTCCCGCCCATGCCATGACGCAGATTGAACGGCATGAGATGGTGGAACGCTTCATCGCCAGCTCCGGCGTTCACGTCAGGCACTACGGCGGCGATCCCTGCTTCAACATGGAAAAAAACGAGGTGGCCCTGCCGTATCCCGAACGGTTCAGCGGTACGGATGAATATTACGCCGCCAAACTGCACGAGTTCTTCCATGCCACCGGGCACGAAACGCGGGAAAACCGTCAGCTGAAAAATGCGCAGACCATCAAGAGCTACGCCTTTGAAGAAATGCGCGCGGAAATGTTTTCCATGCTGGCCGGCGCGCATCTTGCGCTGCCCATGCCGGAAACGAATTCCGCCGCCTATATCGCCAACTGGAATCAGAAATTTTCCGGCGGCGATGTCAAAGCCGTGTTTCAGGCGGCTTCGGAAGCGGCAAAGATACTGACGGTGCTGCATCAGTTTGAATCCGATGAACAGCCTGCGGCAAGGTGGTTTCCCAGACGGGAAGCATGGCCGGAACTGGTGGAACTTCAGAAGCAGCGCGACGCGGCCTGCGGCGTTTCCTTCCATGCCGAAGAGACTTCCGGCTCGCAGGTCTTCGAGCGCCTTTCCCGAAACAGCGCCTTCTCCGAACCGCTGTCTTTCACCGAGGCAGCCGTTGCCTTCAAGAACACGGACAACCCGGTCACAAAAACACGCCTCATCCTTCAGAACCCGGACTTCCTCAATCTGGCCCTCAAGCAGGACCCTGACTCCGTGATGGAGCTTGCCGCGCTTTTCGACAAGATGGCCCACGTTCTCCACATGGAAATGGACGACAAACTCCGCTCGGCTCCGGGCGCTCTGGAACATAACGCTCCCTTACTGGAACAGCAGGCTGCCTCGGCGCAGCGCATGAGGATATAA